attcacacctaggagcaatttatcCAACCTACCAACTGGCATGGTTTTATAGGAGATGAGAGGAAACTGATGGGACCGTGGAGCTGTCTGGCAGTAATGCTACCTGCTTCACCACTGTGCTGCCATAAACAGGGAACttgtaaaattaaataaataaataagcaagtgtGTAACATTTTACTCATGTATTGATATTCATATGtgtgcacatttttaaaaaggacatTTGACAGTTGAAAAAAAGTGGTTTTAAATCTAGGAGCCATTGTTTCTGGCACCAGAAGGCCTACATTCTAATACTTTTGGATGTTTTTGACATGAACTGAAAAAGATCGTACTATTCActaacatatttttaaataacataataCTGAATTTCCCAAGAGACAGTTCCAGACTGTCTTCTCAAGTACATCCTGTTGGACAGCAATTACAGTTATAAATCTTTCAAAGTAGTCATAATAACAAAGATTCATACATTAAATAATATtctaatattgaaatattttatcaaTTTAACTTatatctgaaaataaaattaacatcCCACGTTACTGGAGAATACTGCAGGTCAAATATAATCATATATCAGGACATATTAACCCCATTTTGATCGATTTTACAAAAAATCTGTTTGATTGTTCAGTCACCAAGGTTCTGAGAAAATATGACATGAAAGAGGtatagctatttttttttatataaaacctTAAAATAGGAAATAGCTGCCATTTGAGTGATATCAGCATGATCACATTCAAAATATGAGTCTAAATGTAAGCATAGGCATGAATACTGCTATGAGCCATGACGATTGCCTGTTTGCTGCAGCTGCCACTAGATGCACCTTTTGTGGGTCAGTAATCATGGCTCGGGCATCTTCCAAAGCCTCGAGCGCAGATGAGCTGGAGTTCATGTCCCCAGTGGCCAGCAGATCAAAAAGGCATGCCTGGAAGTAGACGTCCTGGGCTGGAAGTAGAGATGAGCAGTGTATGTATGCAAGCGTGGTGGGCCACACAGATGGTGTGTGTAAGCGCTGAGAGGCTGGACATCCCCACAGGCACAGCTGCAGGTCCTGCTCGGGGGTATATGACTCGATAATAGCACGTGGAGAGCGCACAGCCAGCCCCAGTGAGTGGCCGCTCTGACGTACCACCACTGTGGTGCCGATGTGTGCTGCCCGGATCTCAGAATGGCGTCCCAGGGCCTGGGAACGCACCTGCAGGCTGTGCTGACCTCGCCGCTCACCACTGCTTGTAGAACCATCTACAAATGCTGCAGGGACATTGTCCACCTCTGCCTGGTAAATCTGTTGCTCAGCACACTCCcgccagtttttaaaaattatagtGATCTGTGGAGGGAAAATGAGGATGGACAGGTTAACTGTATGTCCAGTTTATACAATGTACCTCTATCATTTTACATACTGAGCATGAAATACACtatattccaaaaaaaaaaaaaaatatgtggacaacTGGCCATCACAGCCATACaatatgtgggccttcctcaaactgttatCACAAAGTTGGATGCatacaattgtctagaatgtctttgcatgctgtagcatatcaatttcccttcactggaactaagaagcccaaacaaattccagcatgacaatgcccctgtgagGTTCATGACATGGTTACATACACAGTAGTGTATTTGTCTGGCCTAACCTTGGTGAGTGCAGTGGCATAGGAGCTCTCTCTAGTGTGTGAGCTGGTGGCCTGTATGTAGAGAAACTGGTTGTCAATGAGGGGCCAGGCTCCAGGTACAGCACACGTCTGAAACTCATTGTTGAAGGTGCGGATATGAGGGTCTCCGAACACACCGCAGTGCAGGTACTCTGGTGCACGGCCTTCACGCTGCACATAGCTTTTCTCGTAAAAGCAGGCATCCCCAGATACTGGGGCCTGGGGTAGAGGGCGGGGTTGAGCTGTGGGCCCAGACTTTGGACAGCGGTGCTGGATGAGCAAGTCCTCGATGCCCTGCACTGCAGAGTGGTAAGCCAAGTCACCACGGCAGGCACGGGCAGTGCGCCGGGTGCAGGTAGCATAGGAGCGCAGGGCACTGCAGTAGCCCACATTGCCTGGATCtttcccaccaccaccactgcctCCCAGGTCCAATGTTGCAGCCACAAATTCTGAGTTACACCTCAGGATCCTACACTGGGCCCATGCTGCAGCAAAAGGGAGTCACAAAGATGTAACAACATCCAATGTCACATAACTGTTTCACATCCTGCTAGTCttgacatgacaaaaaaaaaaaagagaatagataaaaaaaaaaaaaaagtcataccaTGTGAAGCTAAAAGGAGAACAAGCAGCAGTATGATGATAATGTGATGTTTCCATGTAATTTGTACATGGTTATTGCAGGCAGCCCGTGTTCCCATTCCCATCCATACAGACACAGCCTTAGTAGACTGCTGGAGCTCTTTACACTTACTTTGGCTTGGAAAACAGAGGTTCACTGCACACAACAGCCACATGATGGAGACACGTGCAAACACAAATAACAAATGCTCTGCTCGGCTTTTAATCGGTCAGCAATGCCATGTTTGGTGattcatccattaaaaaaagctgtgattttactgtattttattgtaatctttttgaataaaaatctGTTGATTGTCTTTTTTAAGCGATACGTTATATTATGATACACAAACAGTTCTGAATTAATTAAGTCAAAAGCAATTATGTCACATGTGGATCATTATCATAATAAGTACTGTAAGCTATTCTTACCTCAAGTGTCAGACTGATGCTCTTGctctggaaaaaaattaataaacaaaggTGCAAAACCCATCCACTGAATGGCAACATCATTAGCACATTGTCCAAccttagaaagaaagaagcacatAAAAACCGCATGCAATATCATCCAGAACATGAGGGGTAATATTTTGAATGAGTGGACAGGTGAAAATAACTTCTATTGTACACACTTCATGGTGCAATgcaaatttctttttaaaaaaatgctgcgGTTCACTACTATAGTGACTAGTGTATCCCATCAACATGGAAGTACTGCAGTTTGGACCTTGGCTACAGTTTTGTTATTTGCAGAGTAGAGAGCAAACATCAAAAGAAAGCAAGCAAACTCATGGACATTCGTGTATATTTACATTGAGATCACAAGCTCTAATTTGAAGTGGTTGTCCAAACTAAGTTTAAGCAAATCAGGCCAATCACAATATAATCAGATTATgataaaggagagaaagaaagataccTTTTGGCATACATGCACAATAATGCCAAAGATCATATTTCAGTTAAAATGTGTATTATTGACCCCTTCCCTTGATCCTGTTTGGTAAATTCTATTGACTGCACAAGGACATTTAGGTTTAGTTTTATGGGTTAATacaatttcagttaattttttCACTAATGTCTAGAAACTCTTGCAGTAGATTGTTTACAGAATGCTTTTCTAACTGCTGGCTGAGTCAGGCATGACATTCCAGTTGTTGGAATCCTAAATGGGGCAAGAGGAACAGGGGCAGTTGCAGGACAGAAATACAGGGTGCTAAATAAACCCTGTGATGGTAGCCAGCTGCCCACAGCACCCCACCCCTGCCCCATCTGAAAAAGCATGGACAGAAATGCTGGGTAAGGATGCCAGGTGTTTCAAACACAGTCGAGCTTCCAGCATTCTGGCCCACATGGGCTATCTTCTTCCCTCGGCAATCTAATTTCATCTGGTGTCTCAATGAGCAGAATAGCTGAGCTATTTCTGACATCTGCCGCTGCAGAGGGCCTTCATGCCCCCAGTACTGACCATGCACCCCATGCATTTGTCCAGTTTGGTTGGCCATTTGTTGTGTAAGTGTCTATAGAATGTTACTGATTTCAAATTCAGCTGCATTTCTGAGCACAGAGACGACACTTGAATGTGataaaaagaaagcaaacaacATCCCTTGATATACGAGTTCCCTGAAGAGCACTGGGTTCCATCCCCCACCAGTTACAGGAACCTCCAGGTGCAAATATACGTGCACACACATGAACTACTGTAAACTGATCCCTTCCGAAACGTTCTTTATTAGAAGAAGTAACTGTAAATTGTCGTGTTAtcaccacacccacacaccataTCTGAGTTTTGAAGGAATAGCAGACCCATGCTGTATCTCTATGTAGTAATATAATTCTTGTGcacatttcttttaatttttttctgattatcTCTATCttgttgattaaaaataaatcactcaAATAACATCAACAATACACAATATATCTCCTTCATCTTCTACTGTCAGATAGTCTGGAATGTGAATTATGTATGCTATATTGGGGATATTAATACAAATagaacagatagatagatagatagatagatagatagattaaatcgaataaaaacactcaaacatCACAGATATAGCCTACATAAACCTCATTACAGCCTATCTGACAGTAGAACATGCAGTTGAAGAAATATGTTGTGTTGGTATTATTTGAGATTTCTGTTTACCTCTAACATGTTTGCTTGGGAAGACATCtctcaaataataataacacaacatGTTTCTTCCATATTCTACTCTCAGAGAGGGTGTAATGTGAACTATGTATTTCAggaacattaataaaaaataaaaaataaaacattcaaatacCAACCATGGATCTGAGAGCTACAGTTCTCTAGATAAAAgttctccttcaaactcttaaATTCTTATGCTTAAAAAagcatacatataaatacacaccTGTCTAAAACAATCACCAAACAAAGtttcaatttttcaaaataCCACAGTATTCCTTTGGTCTGTATTTTTGACAGTGCAGTCAAACCCCGCAGAGCACACAGTCTCTTCTATTGAAACTTATTCTCCTTGTTAGAGAAGAATATAAGGTAGTCACCATCATCACGTGACGCCACAGACAGCAAATTTGAAGCTTAATTATTGATTGTTGTTATGACTTACCTCTGTCAACTCCGTGAAACGAGCCGTGTAATCACCGCATATCCACCACAAAGGATTATTAAAAGGGCGCCCAGAGCTGTAATGCTAATTGTGCCAAGCTGTGCTGGTCAGTGCTGAATGAGTGGGAGAGCGCCTCGGTTGACTGCGTAAATCACCCGCAGCGCACACCTGCCACTCTGCGCAACAACTGCGCCGCTCCACACGGGTCCAGCGCGCAGGGAGGCTATTTTAGACGGAGTCCACGCCATATCACGACCCTCTGTGACTGTACTTCAGCAGGGGTGTTTGACAACAAACCTTAATTTATAAGGTTTGTTAGGGTACGATGGTGTAAAAACTCACTTTGGATAAGTGACTCGAGCAAAACATGTGCTTCTAAAGTTACTTCGATGTATTTATCTCTTTAGGCTGTATAACCTTTAGAAAGGTGCTATCAAAATGCCTTCTGTGAAACACGTGCCTCTGCTCATCTGCATATGAGAAAAGTGTCAGTTTGGTGTGAGCTGTGATTGTATTATCCAGTGTGTACCATCAGCTTGTGCATTAAAGCTGTCAGGAATTTGTAAAGCCGTCTGTAGTACTCTCATCttcactaaataataataaataaataaataaaataaaaagcttaacTTTCCAGAAAGAAGTGTTGTCTGCTGAAATGAATTTAGTAGGTTGAAGTAGATTTAACTTAGGTTTGAGACACCTAAGCTTTGTTATGTTAATTTCTTCCTCTTAAGAAGGGTCACACTCTGGATTTGGTACTATTCTGGGTTGTCGTGGTGTGTGAGCTGGCTATAGAAAATATTGGGCTCTcagatcatttttttattatgtttgaTATGACTCTCATTGGGCCTACTCTGGGCCCTGAGTCAGTAGGCCATCGTGCTCCGTCTATAACCGCGCTGCCGGCCTCTAAGTTTTCAGAGGTCTAGTCGGGGTTTAGATGAGTTGGTGGTCGCCTTTAACACCGCGTGTAATGACTCGTTTTAGAGTGACGGGTGGAAGAACAAAACGATTTAAGAGTGTTCTTTCGGTGGCTGTTGGTTTAATGAACTCTTTATAGGTAGATTTTTGATATGAACTATGATTTGCGCGatgtatattaaatattgtttgtgtattatgtattgtctgtatgtctgttacCTTTTGctgcaaaagtaaacaaacacaagcaaacaaacagccCTGGCTTAATGACGAAAGTTGGTTTCTTAGACAAAAATGAAGACAAGCTGagaggaaatggaaaaaagacAGGCTCCAGGTCTCGTATGAGAAACTCAGAGATTGTATGGTTTCATATCAACAGTTTGTTAAATCGGTCAAGGCGAGATATTTTTCTGACTTAATCTCTCAGAATCATCATAGACTGAAAGTTTTATTTCGGGTAAAAAATGCAGTCCTGAATCTTGTCTGTCCCACTTTTGTTGATAAGTCTGGGAGAGCTTGTGAAAACTTTTTGCAATTTTTTATGGATAAGATTACCGctggggcacacggtggcttagtggttagcctcacacctccaaggtccggggttcgagtcccgccgggacACACTcgatgtgtgtgcggagtttgcatgttctccccgtgctgtgggggtttcctctggttactccagtttcctcccccagtccaaagacatgcgtggtaggctgattggcgtgtctaaagtgtccgtagtgtatgaatgggtgtgtaagtgtgtatgtgattgtgccctgcgatggactggcaccctgtccagggtgtaccccgccttgtgcccgatgctccctgggataggctccaggttccccaggaccctgaaaaggagtaagtggtagaagatagatggatggatgtaagaTTACTGCTATTAGAGCTAGCATCTCTAATTCTGGCCTGGATCCTGGTCGTCtttgtcacgtatcaagaaactctggactccacttcccatcagccactgcactgcactagctgtcacatgaccacctgcacctgactcacgttttgttaatgagcacttgtgtgtataaataggcctcgtctgcactgtttgcttgtctttcgttgtcttagacgcttgttgtttatgtctcggtgtttagtttcatgccacagtgttataccaagttgtgttcgtgtctttgtttcatactaagtttgtttcaataaatgtcattatctgcacttgcttctggctcaacctcgattcgtgacaGTCTTCAAGCCTCTCCTGACTCTGTTAAGTCTGTCCATCTAAAACTCCAATTTTGAAAAAGTCGGGagagtatgaaaaaaaaaaaaaaaagcaaacaaaaatagtcatttgaaaattcaattcaccctgtactatactgaaaacacattatgaaCACATTATTGGGGGGGTGGTATCAAGGCTTGCCCTAATGTGGTTCTCATACTATTTATAAGGGAGAACCTTTTCTGTGGAATTAGGGAGCTCTATTTCTTCCACACAATGTATCTCTTCTGGGGATCCTCAAGGTTCTTGTCTTGGCCCTGTGCTGTTTTCTCTATATATGCTCCCTTTGGGATTAATCTGTCAAAAACACAATGTGGCATATCATTGTTATGCAGATGATCTACCTCAGAGATGTAATGATAACTCCAAACTTACATCTTTGCTTGATTGTTTGGATGAAATACAGGTGTGGATTGTATCCAGTTTCCTGCAGCTTAATGAGTCTAAATCTGAAGTGGTGTTCTTTGGTCCATCGAAGTTAGACAAACAGCTTTCTCTACATCTTGGCCTTTTAGCTACCAGTGTTAACACGCAGGTGAGGAATCTTGGTGTTTTTGATTCTGAGCTGAAATTTGATAAACAAATTAATGCCATGGTAAATGATAGCTTTTTTCAATTGAggggcatttccaaattgcaaAGCTGGAAACTGtgattcatgattttatttcatccagactggattactgtaattctTTATATCTGGGGCCAAGAATATGCTTTCACAGAATCAGTTTGTGCAAAATGCAGCGGCTGGACTGTTGACTGGCAAGTGGAAATGCTCTGGTATTTCTCTGGTTTCTttgcactggcttcctgttAGCAATACAAGGTCTTGCTAATGCTTTAAAGGTTTACACAGACTTGCTCCAGAATATATTTCCAGCCTGTTACAGTATCATCATGCTGCCAGACCTCTAAGAGCATCTCAGAGTTTCCTTTTAAATGTCCCAAAATCTCGATTGAAATCTAAAGATCAGCGCCACGCCTCTGGAATAGCCTCCTCCTGCATATTAGATCCTGTGACtcaatttaatgttttaaatctaTGTTTAAGACACGTCTCTAATCTGTTTCATTTAATTGTCCTTAGTTGTATGGAGACTGAATAGTGATGAGTTTTTTGTatagtttattgtatttgtgtaCAGGTGTTTTGTAATTTTGggagtgtaaagcactttggtcaacttgtgttgtttttaaatgtgctatagaaataaatgttgattgttgattgattgattgattgattgattgattaagaAGAGCAAGTCATTGCTTTTGATTGAAAAGCTTTAGTAATGACACCATGGGAACAAATTAACATGAATTTACGGATATCAAATATATAGATAGGCCAAAACGGGTTGTCTGAAAAAGCATACATGTAATTTCTGCCTTACATGTAAATCCattgcaaccttgtgacagTTTCCAGATCCTGCAATGAGAATGATTTGAATGATTTCAATTCAAtacttttgtcaaaggcattcttaaaggctatatATAAACGAAGTATGAAAACTTTGaaatacattttgctaaaaagacTTGCTCGGCTGGTATTACAAAAACATTCCCcataccattacaccaccaccagcctgaactgttgacaaAAGGCAGGTTTGGTCCATGGACTCATACTTTTgacaccaaattctgaccctaccatctgtgtgccatAGCAGAAACTGATATTCATCAGATGGGGTGATGACATTTTTCCAATTTTCAACTGTCTTTTTTCTGTGAGCCTatacccactgtagcctcaggttcctgttcttAGCTTACAGGAGCAGCCAAATGtcgtcttctgctgttgtagtccatctgcctcaaggttcaacattCACCATGATTGCAATGTGTGGTTATTTCAGTTGCTgtatccttcctgtcagctcgacccactctggccattctcctctgacctctctcataaAACAGGTGTACATGAAAAtcacaggagatcagcagaccagttctggcaccaacaaccatgtcactgccaaagtcactgaaatcacatcAGATTACACATCTATCACATTTTTGCTTCATATCAAAGTTAAGAATTTAATAATGAAAGAGCCACTGGTGGAAATAGTACTATTAAATATATTAGCCTGGGATCACTGGAACaattctgcgctgggtggaatcctatctctctgacagatccttcaaggtatcatggaggggaggtatttctgaaactcagcaactcacaactggtgttccacaggggtcagttctgggtccactgctcttttctatctacattacatctctagggcaggtgattgagtctcatgtcATTGCTAtactgatgacacccagctctatttgtccttccagcctgacgatccatccgtctctgcactcatctctgcttgcctgt
This Ictalurus furcatus strain D&B chromosome 1, Billie_1.0, whole genome shotgun sequence DNA region includes the following protein-coding sequences:
- the hjv gene encoding hemojuvelin isoform X2, giving the protein MGMGTRAACNNHVQITWKHHIIIILLLVLLLASHAWAQCRILRCNSEFVAATLDLGGSGGGGKDPGNVGYCSALRSYATCTRRTARACRGDLAYHSAVQGIEDLLIQHRCPKSGPTAQPRPLPQAPVSGDACFYEKSYVQREGRAPEYLHCGVFGDPHIRTFNNEFQTCAVPGAWPLIDNQFLYIQATSSHTRESSYATALTKITIIFKNWRECAEQQIYQAEVDNVPAAFVDGSTSSGERRGQHSLQVRSQALGRHSEIRAAHIGTTVVVRQSGHSLGLAVRSPRAIIESYTPEQDLQLCLWGCPASQRLHTPSVWPTTLAYIHCSSLLPAQDVYFQACLFDLLATGDMNSSSSALEALEDARAMITDPQKVHLVAAAANRQSSWLIAVFMPMLTFRLIF
- the hjv gene encoding hemojuvelin isoform X1, giving the protein MWLLCAVNLCFPSQSKCKELQQSTKAVSVWMGMGTRAACNNHVQITWKHHIIIILLLVLLLASHAWAQCRILRCNSEFVAATLDLGGSGGGGKDPGNVGYCSALRSYATCTRRTARACRGDLAYHSAVQGIEDLLIQHRCPKSGPTAQPRPLPQAPVSGDACFYEKSYVQREGRAPEYLHCGVFGDPHIRTFNNEFQTCAVPGAWPLIDNQFLYIQATSSHTRESSYATALTKITIIFKNWRECAEQQIYQAEVDNVPAAFVDGSTSSGERRGQHSLQVRSQALGRHSEIRAAHIGTTVVVRQSGHSLGLAVRSPRAIIESYTPEQDLQLCLWGCPASQRLHTPSVWPTTLAYIHCSSLLPAQDVYFQACLFDLLATGDMNSSSSALEALEDARAMITDPQKVHLVAAAANRQSSWLIAVFMPMLTFRLIF